TTGGAATAAATCGCTTTATAATCCaataaactaaaagaaaaaaaatgagtaaagCATCCTCCATTCTCACAGATTAGTAAAcaactctctctcctctctcgcAAAATGTGAAAGTCAGGCTGAGGTGTCTGTGTTTGCGCAGACAgacctctgacatcacagaGAATTCCGGAGAGCAGTAACATTGTGACGTAATACGTGCAGGAGAAGCTAACTGCCGTATCTTTgaatatcaagaaaaaaaaaaaggaaacaactaATATTCATGTACATAGAGACGGCGTGATTGGGTTCTGATTGGACAATACAAGTTGTGTTACATTTGGGTCAACAAGTAACACAGCATAACATCCATTTTTATCCATTTAATCAAAAACGCAAATAAATTGTCATCAATcatcattttaatattcataAATTAGTATTTATAAGGAATATCATTCCGTTTACATCGATGAGACAAACAATCTGAAGAAGTGGTTTTTAGGTCTGATGTTGGTGTTTGTGTTGGGTCTGCAATAAATGGATCAGATTAAAGTGTTTGACTCGTATTATTTTTCCGGTGATTATTTTCTGCTGTCTGACTTTACTCGCTTCTTAGCTTCGGTTCTGAGGCTGCCGTTGGCGCGATGCGTTTCCCCCGACTGcgataatattattatgttttatttatacagcgccaagcGATttccgcagcacttcttacagtccgtACATTCAAACAGTCTGACAGAAATAGAACCTGAAGACTGAGACTAATAagatattgtatttttctttgggACAGCTCGGGTTTTCTTGTGAAATCATTCATGTGTGGAACTCGTTGTTTGGGAATATCGTTTTAAAACGTGTGGAAGATgttttataaatgcatttttttcacagttttcCGTGCGATCTGTAAAAAGAGTTAAATACATTCAGTAACCGGTCCTCATTAACCACTCTGCATGCCTGGGGTTtcgttttttaaccccttcctaacCCTAGCGAACACATTTCCACTAATTACCGTCACACTAACTAAAGCCAATGCAATGTATCTAAAGCAAACGAATGAAACAATGCAGCAGCGTGACGGAATACGCAGGCGCTCTATGTAAAGATCATCACAGGAGTAACTTTTCGCTGCTCCATAGccccgcctctaaccacaccctctATAACATAGACCTCCCACTTCAACCACCACAATGGCGGTATGGGGACCAGTAAGAGAAGGGGAACGgaaagcaaatgtttttttttaatttaaattatttttatttgttcattttattattattattttttaatagtgttTTTGTCACAGAGAGCGCATTGCCAAAATTGGATGTAGCCGGCCAAACCGGAGGTCCCGTGGACGCACCTAAGCCGCTACTATCTATATGCTTTGCTTCTCCCGCTTTGCTGTAGTTACCACCGTGCGGACACGCGATCTCCTGACATCACTACTGTGCAGGAACTGACCGGACCGATTCACCCGCTAAGTATCCCTTCCAAGCAGTAGCGTGCGTAAAGGGGGGGTGGTCCGCCCCGAGTGTCACTCATTAGGGGGCCCACAGCTTATTGAGGGAACTCAGCCGTAAGCAGCGGGCCCACATTAGGCAGCCGTCAGTTCTGAAGGACCATCTCAGggtttttaacacttttcattCATTAATTCTACCACCAATGTTTGTCAATGTCTTTGGAAGTAATGTTTCAAGAGGCTTTTTGCTAACACAtttcactttaaccccttcaggaccggtgTTTGTGTACTGCGTCTTCAGTTGAAGACTTTAAAGCGATCATGTGCACggattgagggggagtggctgctacggttcgctggggacacccagcagtcagtagcagccgcccctccctatcccagcgttcatagcgacgctggatcgcgcatcatcgatgacgtgcctggtacgtcccggtctgccagtgacctttgaccaggaagtaccaggtacgtcctggtcttgaaggggttaattataaaTTTATATGCTCCTGATCCGACATGGACctgccctttgtgaacaattttggaccggaCTTTAGGGGCAACTGTGGGTATCCCCTACAGAGTCTGCTTTAGTCCCAGGGCCTCCATTCGGGGCTATGAAGCTGAGATTGGGGGCTTAAGTCCCAGTAGCCCCCTTCCGGCACACCACTGACTACAAACATCATCCATCTACAGAAACAAAGATCTGTAACATCCATCAAACAAATGTGAGATGTAAAAAGAGATAATAAATAGGACACAATACGGCCAATAACCGATTTATACACAACTTTATTACAGTTTACAAACACGTGGACCCAGCCTACACTTTGAGGTTGGTGCGGTCGTGGTACTTCTGGTAAGGATCACCGATGTACCAATTGCGCCTCTTCCAGAAGGAGGTGGTCATTTTGTCGAGCAGCTTGGACTGCGTCTTGTTACAAATAACCTCTTCTCTGAGCCGTTTCCTCCTGGCCGCTAACTTCTTCCACAACTTCTTTTTGTAGCCGGCCTATTGCAGAGACAATCACACAATAGAAATTAAACTGCACAATTAAATGATTCCTTCGGGACGGCTGCGGGTTTTATCGGGTTATAAACCCGATCCGGTTACGGAAGCGGAGTGAAGAAAAGGCATTTCAATTTCAACCAAATTCTGGTGACAGAATTCTCTAATAACTTTTATACAAATGTCCGTattactaacaaaaaaaaaaataagaagtaGTCGAACAAATCTAgataaaacaatttttaaagCTTTGTTTCAGCCAAGTGACTTGCTTTTGTTTAAgtatttctaaaaaatattaccATCTGAAGCAATGGGTGGCCAGAGGTGACCACCTGAGCTGTTGTGAAACATTTCCATGATGCTCAACAAGAACCAAGCTGGGAGTAACCCAGCACAGCATCATGGGACTTGTAGTTCCCCAACAACTAGATCGTAGTTGGGCATCTTTCCTTTACATTGAACATTTGGTCTACAAATGTGCAATCTTACAGAAACGCCATATCACACACCTACAAGGAATGTAGACCATTGTGCTAAAGAAATCAGTGTATCCTTGCCTGTACATAaagatttaatatatacatatatatatctataaacaaaaaataaaatatatacatatatatatatatatatatatataaaataaatatatatatacacagccaatttaattaaattttaagATGTCTGTGCTCATCAGGAGTTACGCAGCCCTGTTTTGGAAATGAAAACGGAGGAATAACCTTGCAAAGAGGCTTCTTATGATATACTGTAAGTCTCTTGAGTTAACGAAGGTTTGACCATGTTAGCACAGCAGATATTCCGCTGACGAGAGGCCAGAGATCTACCGTTATTTCTGATGGGCACACCTAGGTAAGATGTAAGAATTTACCTTTTTCCGCACCCACAGTCCACAATGTAGGCGCAGGAAGCGATCAACAACGGCTTTCACCGACTTCCTCTTCCCTGAGCGCACACTGCAGTAAGTGAGGGGCCGGGAGGGCTGACTCAGAAGGCTTGGCAGCAGCGGGCTTACTCTAAAGACatcaagcaaaaaaacataataattatgtgACGCAAACAACAAAAGTGGGGAAActcaacatttcaaataatatattcatatatccACATCTTGTGACATCTGGAACTTCGATGCGTAAGCAGTTGGCTCTCTCCCCAATTATTCTGCCCCAGGCTCAATCGCTAAGAGCAGCAGGGTTACCAGGCACAGAACCATGAGAAATCCCTCTGAGGTCATCACTTTATCGTTAAAGCTTTATCAGGCTGCACGCCCCACATTTGTGGGTTTATT
The DNA window shown above is from Spea bombifrons isolate aSpeBom1 chromosome 1, aSpeBom1.2.pri, whole genome shotgun sequence and carries:
- the MRPL35 gene encoding 39S ribosomal protein L35, mitochondrial, with protein sequence MALPSMLPGAMRGRPWAFLRHLPGLFYRGDAPALIRPAFNPAAPVNVRQASGLCSVVSRSTHQTFLAAATRLSVPGNAAPAIGGSVLSRVSPLLPSLLSQPSRPLTYCSVRSGKRKSVKAVVDRFLRLHCGLWVRKKAGYKKKLWKKLAARRKRLREEVICNKTQSKLLDKMTTSFWKRRNWYIGDPYQKYHDRTNLKV